The following coding sequences lie in one Prosthecobacter vanneervenii genomic window:
- a CDS encoding arylsulfatase, with protein MPSRFHILLTSFALTASTLSAAQPNIILIMSDDMGFSDIGCYGGEIETPNLDRLAKGGVRLSQFYNTGRCCPTRASLLTGLYPHQAGIGHMMEDRGQEGYRGDLSARSRTIAEVLRPAGYRTYGVGKWHVTKHAVPEGPKHNWPLHRGFDRFYGTITGAGSFYDPGTLTRDDAMISPFADAEYQPKQYYYTDAISDHAVRYIGEHARDHAQQPFFMYMAYTAAHWPMHALPEDVKKYHGRYDAGYESVRQARLLRLKKAGLVAADAGLSPTKGDWSQVKDRAWETRCMEVFAAMIDRMDQGIGRVLAELEKHGQLDNTLIFFLQDNGGCQEPIGRQATPPKFNTQTFPVIAQDAIRLDVIPKQTRDGQPVRQGQGITPGGPNDYIAYGEAWANVSNTPHREYKHFVHEGGISTPLIAYWPAGLPEAQRGRIESQPGHLIDIMATCVDVAGAKYPAEVEGRSIQPLEGVSLMPVLQKSAHDDTRSIFWEHEGNRAHRMGPWKLVAKEDQPWELYDISKDRAEQHDLASEEPDRVRSMAAAWDAWAARAQVLPLGSWKRPDVNAKGARKKGAAKKAEAK; from the coding sequence ATGCCCAGCCGCTTCCACATTCTGCTCACCTCTTTCGCACTGACAGCGTCCACCCTCTCCGCCGCCCAGCCCAACATCATTCTCATCATGTCGGATGACATGGGATTCTCGGACATCGGCTGCTATGGCGGAGAGATCGAGACGCCGAATCTGGACCGGCTGGCGAAGGGCGGGGTGAGGCTGAGCCAGTTTTATAATACGGGACGCTGCTGCCCCACGCGGGCCTCGCTGCTCACGGGGCTGTACCCGCATCAGGCGGGGATCGGGCACATGATGGAGGACCGCGGGCAGGAGGGGTATCGCGGAGACCTGAGCGCGCGCAGCCGGACGATCGCCGAGGTGCTGCGGCCCGCCGGCTACCGCACCTACGGCGTGGGCAAGTGGCATGTGACGAAGCATGCCGTGCCCGAGGGGCCGAAGCACAACTGGCCGCTGCACCGGGGCTTTGACCGCTTTTACGGCACCATCACCGGCGCGGGCAGTTTTTATGATCCCGGCACCCTGACGCGGGATGACGCCATGATCTCCCCCTTTGCCGACGCGGAATACCAGCCGAAGCAGTATTATTATACGGATGCCATCAGCGACCACGCGGTGCGCTACATCGGCGAGCATGCGCGGGACCACGCGCAGCAGCCTTTCTTCATGTACATGGCCTACACCGCCGCCCACTGGCCCATGCACGCGCTACCAGAAGATGTGAAAAAATACCATGGCAGGTATGATGCGGGCTACGAGTCCGTGCGGCAGGCGCGCCTGCTGCGCCTGAAGAAGGCGGGGCTGGTGGCGGCGGATGCGGGGCTCTCGCCCACGAAGGGAGACTGGTCGCAGGTGAAGGACCGCGCCTGGGAGACGCGGTGCATGGAGGTCTTTGCGGCGATGATTGACCGCATGGACCAGGGCATCGGTCGTGTGCTGGCGGAGCTGGAGAAGCACGGGCAGCTGGACAATACGCTGATCTTTTTCCTGCAGGACAATGGCGGCTGCCAGGAGCCGATCGGACGGCAGGCCACGCCACCGAAATTCAATACACAGACCTTTCCTGTCATCGCGCAGGACGCGATCCGGCTGGATGTGATCCCCAAGCAGACGCGGGACGGGCAGCCGGTGCGGCAAGGGCAGGGTATCACGCCAGGAGGGCCGAACGACTACATCGCCTATGGCGAAGCGTGGGCCAATGTGTCCAACACGCCACACCGGGAGTACAAGCACTTTGTGCATGAGGGGGGAATCTCCACGCCGCTGATCGCGTATTGGCCCGCAGGGCTGCCGGAGGCGCAGCGTGGGAGGATTGAGAGCCAGCCGGGGCACCTGATCGACATCATGGCCACGTGTGTGGATGTGGCGGGCGCGAAGTATCCTGCCGAGGTGGAAGGGCGGAGCATTCAGCCGCTGGAAGGCGTGAGCCTGATGCCCGTGCTGCAAAAGAGCGCCCATGATGACACGCGGTCGATTTTCTGGGAGCATGAGGGCAACCGCGCGCACCGCATGGGCCCGTGGAAGCTGGTGGCCAAGGAGGACCAGCCGTGGGAGCTGTACGACATCTCCAAAGACCGCGCTGAGCAGCACGATCTGGCCTCTGAGGAACCGGATCGCGTGCGTAGCATGGCCGCCGCCTGGGATGCCTGGGCTGCGCGTGCGCAGGTGCTGCCGCTGGGCTCCTGGAAGAGGCCCGATGTGAATGCGAAGGGTGCGCGTAAAAAAGGGGCTGCTAAGAAGGCGGAGGCGAAGTAG
- a CDS encoding type IV pilus twitching motility protein PilT — MSDTNPPPPQDLLPVLGSVDDYLRFCMEYDASDLHLATGAQPVWRRYGNLQPIWDNAALLTPEDARRLAYGFLGEAQIKQLESRGDVDFAYSPNYGRFRASVVQQRLGIDMVFRVIKTQIKSVEELGLPPTAKTLTRFHNGLILVTGPVGCGKSTTLAALVDSINEEREDHIITLEDPIEYIIEPKGCHVNQREVHTHTASFAAALRGALREDPDVIMVGEMRDLETISLAITAAETGHLVLGTLHTGSAARTLDRVLDVFPIDQRDQIRIMVSESLRGILSQQLVPKIDGNGRVMALEVLVNTPAVGNCIREGKTYMLGGVMQTGKGVGMVTMDDALRNLYATGQISREECEFRAEDKVMMKKYFES, encoded by the coding sequence ATGTCTGATACCAACCCACCCCCTCCTCAAGATCTTCTTCCCGTTTTAGGCTCCGTGGATGACTACCTGCGCTTTTGCATGGAGTACGATGCATCCGACCTGCATCTGGCCACGGGCGCACAGCCTGTCTGGCGCCGCTACGGCAATCTGCAGCCCATCTGGGACAATGCCGCTCTGCTGACGCCTGAGGACGCACGTCGGCTGGCCTATGGCTTCCTGGGAGAGGCGCAGATCAAGCAGCTGGAATCCCGCGGGGACGTGGACTTTGCGTATTCACCCAACTACGGCCGCTTCCGTGCCTCCGTGGTGCAGCAGCGTCTGGGGATTGACATGGTGTTTCGTGTGATCAAGACGCAGATTAAGTCGGTGGAGGAGCTGGGCCTGCCGCCCACCGCCAAGACGCTGACCCGTTTCCACAACGGCCTCATCCTGGTGACGGGCCCCGTGGGCTGCGGCAAATCCACCACCCTGGCCGCGCTGGTGGACTCCATCAATGAAGAGCGCGAGGACCACATCATCACGCTGGAAGACCCGATCGAATACATCATCGAGCCCAAGGGCTGCCACGTGAACCAGCGCGAGGTGCACACCCACACGGCCTCGTTTGCCGCCGCTCTGCGCGGTGCGCTGCGTGAAGACCCGGACGTGATCATGGTGGGTGAAATGCGCGACCTTGAGACGATCTCCCTGGCGATCACCGCTGCAGAAACGGGCCATCTTGTGCTCGGCACGCTGCACACTGGCAGCGCCGCCCGCACCCTGGACCGTGTGCTGGACGTGTTCCCCATCGACCAGCGCGATCAGATCCGAATCATGGTGTCTGAATCCCTGCGTGGCATTCTCTCCCAGCAGCTGGTGCCCAAGATCGACGGCAACGGCCGCGTGATGGCGCTGGAGGTGCTGGTGAACACGCCTGCTGTGGGCAACTGCATCCGCGAAGGCAAGACCTACATGCTGGGAGGCGTGATGCAGACCGGCAAAGGCGTGGGCATGGTGACGATGGACGACGCCCTGCGCAATCTCTACGCCACAGGCCAGATCAGCCGTGAGGAGTGCGAATTCCGCGCTGAGGACAAAGTGATGATGAAGAAATACTTTGAATCCTGA
- a CDS encoding type IV pilus twitching motility protein PilT, which translates to MPIIDQYFQKLIELGGSDLHLSQKQPPKVRVHGSIKPISDQILDDRLLETMMREICEPRAWERYKEKGDLDFAYEMDENSRFRCNYLKQQHGYGAVFRIIPTKIASLEQLGIPPVVKEFGHMRSGLVLVTGPTGSGKSTTLAALLDYINTNFRRHIITIEEPIEFVHRNKKSIITQREVPIQTPSFADGLRAALREDADIVLVGEMRDLETISLALTAAETGLLVFGTLHTNNARKTVDRIIDVFPSDQQSQVRTMLAASLKGVVAQLLMKKSDGKGRAAVNEIMVSNPAVGAIIREGATQKLYDVIIGGKAQGMQFMDEAIWQKLRDGYVTPMEAYMKAIDKNRFKAFLPAEEADVAVASGGDANK; encoded by the coding sequence ATGCCAATCATTGACCAATATTTCCAGAAGCTCATCGAACTGGGCGGCTCCGACCTTCACCTCAGCCAGAAGCAGCCGCCCAAGGTGCGCGTGCACGGCAGCATCAAGCCTATCTCCGACCAGATCCTGGACGACCGCCTGCTGGAGACCATGATGCGGGAAATCTGCGAGCCCCGCGCCTGGGAGCGCTACAAGGAGAAGGGCGACCTCGACTTTGCCTACGAGATGGATGAAAACAGCCGTTTCCGCTGCAACTACCTCAAGCAGCAGCATGGCTATGGCGCCGTCTTCCGTATCATCCCCACCAAGATCGCCTCGCTGGAGCAGCTGGGCATCCCGCCGGTGGTGAAGGAGTTTGGCCACATGCGCAGCGGCCTCGTACTTGTGACGGGCCCCACGGGTTCCGGTAAATCCACCACGCTGGCCGCGCTGCTGGACTACATCAACACCAACTTCCGCCGCCACATCATCACGATCGAGGAACCCATCGAATTCGTGCACCGGAACAAGAAGAGCATCATCACCCAGCGCGAGGTGCCCATCCAGACGCCCTCTTTCGCCGACGGCCTGCGCGCCGCGCTGCGAGAGGACGCGGACATCGTGCTGGTGGGGGAAATGCGCGACCTGGAAACGATCTCGCTGGCGCTGACCGCCGCCGAGACGGGCCTGCTCGTCTTCGGCACCCTGCACACGAACAACGCGCGCAAAACCGTTGACCGTATCATTGACGTGTTCCCCTCCGACCAGCAGAGCCAGGTGCGCACGATGCTCGCCGCCTCTCTGAAAGGCGTGGTGGCCCAGCTCCTTATGAAGAAGTCCGACGGCAAAGGCCGTGCGGCGGTGAATGAGATCATGGTGTCCAACCCCGCCGTGGGCGCGATCATCCGTGAAGGTGCCACGCAGAAGCTGTATGACGTCATCATCGGCGGCAAGGCGCAGGGCATGCAGTTCATGGACGAAGCCATCTGGCAGAAGCTGCGCGACGGCTACGTGACGCCGATGGAGGCGTACATGAAGGCCATCGACAAAAACCGCTTCAAGGCCTTCCTGCCTGCCGAAGAGGCGGACGTGGCGGTGGCCAGCGGCGGCGACGCCAACAAGTAA
- a CDS encoding RCC1 domain-containing protein, protein MPIISSIYLTLFCVFFACALSAEAATVNATWNTAADVPVTAASYTATGNTVNFTLNFAPPTGTNLTVVNNTGLPFINGYFDNLPQGQAVALSYNGLTYNYVAHYYSGTGNDLVLVWANNRAFAWGYNNDGEVGDGTTISRPLPTAVSATGVLAGKTVLALSMGASHALALCSDGTVASWGDNTYGQLGNNSTASSLVPVAVNNASGVSALYGKTVVAVSAGGVFSLALCSDGTVVGWGYNLIGQLGDTTPAQRNAPVAVNTASGTSALHGKSVVAIATGQYHSLALCSDGTVAAWGYNGPGALGNNTISTSYTPAAVNTTNGLSALYGKSVVAVAAGQYHSLALCSDGVLTSWGSNDSGQLGNTSFTSRQVPVTVSSNSALNGKTVVSISAGYSHNLALCSDGTVAAWGNNSFGQLGDSSITSRNAPVAVSTASGISALYGKSVTAFVAGRMYSMAQCSDGTMAAWGDNYYGELGDSTTTQRIAPTRCSPLVAGQQLSILPKSSPNAAQWTLAAVAVPASPTVGTQAAANISGTSVILNGTVVAANDSMAVSFEYGTTTAYGSTVTATPAQVSNDLPAAVSVPLSGLLPGTTYHYRVNGVNSGGMLSGDDLTFTTLNNNANLASLVPSAGTMSPAFDSGTLSYTINVPYLTTSITVTPTLADVNAQVQVNGVVASSGSASSNISLAEGSNSIILVVTAQDGITQQTYSLNVVRAAGPMLSSLTLSSGALSPAFASTTTAYSAMIPGETSSLTITPAWGDSGATTTINGQNISSGNPSSPFTVTFGNSTTITITITAPDGISTRTYVIAVQCQLNAAYASGSDVPFTSNGFTATGGIVDFALNYAPTPGTALMVVNNTGLSFISGTFANLAQGQLVGLTYNGITYNFAANYYGGTGNDLVLVWANRRAFSWGSNSSGQLGDATTTQRNVPVAVSASGVLAGKVIVAIAEGGSHTLALCADGTLAAWGNNGSGQLGDSTFTQRTTPVLVNKTNGLSALYGKQVVAISAGFNHSLALCSDGTVAAWGDGSQGQLGNGSTSSSSVPRLVVASSALYGKTVVAVAAGLAHSLALCSDGTVASWGFNVYGQLGNATTTNSSSPTAVNTANRISQLYAKTVVAIAAGGLHSLALCSNGTLVAWGLNSSGQIGDNSTTNRLVPVAVNTASGTSALAGKTIALLAGGTQHSLALCTDGSLTAWGNNASGQIGDNSTTSRLVPTTVNTDNGISALAGKTVTSIVAGSAHNLAQTADGSLAGWGANSNGQIGDNTTSNDLVPVAVNRSGLVADEVFAGVSGGSSGTHSLALAAGPPMPDVISLAATSVTAGSVTLNGTVNANNNSTTAAFEYGTTTAYGITVPATPATVTGVSTTAVSVVVTGLAPGTTYHFRSTGVNAAGSSTSGDLSFTTLSNNADLANLTLDSVLVNPFFASGTTSYLGNVTSTTNSTTVTATVTESHATVTVNGVAVASGSASSPIPLNFGDTAITTVVTAQDGSTTKTYVVTVTRPTILQDWRQTYFGTAASTGTTADPSDFDNDGIPNLIEWACHLDPTARNTLPVTTVSNGTNFEYTYTRSTAAVTAGASFTVEWSDSLASGSWSSAGVTQTVLSDDGTTQQVKAVIPVNAASAKFARLSVVAP, encoded by the coding sequence ATGCCGATCATCAGTAGCATTTACCTAACCCTATTCTGCGTTTTCTTTGCATGCGCCCTGTCCGCTGAAGCCGCCACCGTCAATGCCACGTGGAATACGGCTGCGGATGTGCCCGTGACGGCAGCCAGCTACACCGCCACGGGAAACACCGTGAACTTCACCCTGAACTTTGCCCCGCCCACGGGGACGAACCTGACGGTGGTGAACAACACGGGGCTGCCCTTCATCAATGGCTACTTCGACAACCTACCCCAGGGGCAGGCCGTGGCACTCAGCTACAATGGGCTGACATACAACTACGTGGCGCACTACTACAGCGGCACGGGCAATGACCTGGTGCTGGTCTGGGCGAACAACCGCGCCTTCGCGTGGGGCTACAATAACGACGGTGAAGTGGGAGACGGCACCACGATCAGCCGCCCCCTTCCCACTGCAGTTTCGGCCACGGGTGTGCTGGCAGGCAAAACTGTGCTGGCACTCAGCATGGGAGCCAGCCACGCACTGGCGCTGTGCTCAGACGGAACGGTGGCTTCATGGGGGGACAACACCTATGGACAACTGGGCAACAACAGCACAGCCTCAAGCCTGGTGCCGGTGGCCGTGAACAATGCCAGCGGAGTCTCCGCACTTTACGGCAAGACGGTGGTTGCCGTCTCAGCAGGGGGCGTTTTCAGCCTGGCGCTGTGCTCAGACGGCACCGTCGTCGGCTGGGGATACAACCTTATAGGGCAGCTCGGAGACACCACCCCCGCACAGCGCAATGCGCCGGTGGCCGTCAACACCGCCAGCGGAACCTCGGCATTGCATGGCAAATCCGTGGTGGCCATAGCGACGGGCCAATATCACAGCCTGGCCCTATGTTCGGACGGCACCGTGGCAGCCTGGGGATACAATGGTCCCGGCGCACTCGGAAACAACACCATCAGCACCAGTTATACGCCGGCGGCCGTCAACACCACGAACGGACTCTCCGCACTGTATGGCAAGTCCGTGGTAGCGGTGGCGGCAGGCCAATATCACAGCCTGGCCCTTTGCTCTGATGGCGTGCTGACGAGCTGGGGCAGCAATGACAGCGGTCAACTGGGCAACACAAGCTTTACGAGCCGGCAAGTGCCAGTGACGGTCAGCAGCAACTCGGCACTGAATGGCAAAACCGTCGTGTCCATCTCGGCGGGCTACAGTCACAATCTGGCGCTATGCAGTGATGGTACGGTGGCAGCCTGGGGTAATAACAGCTTCGGCCAACTGGGAGACAGCAGCATCACATCGCGCAATGCTCCCGTGGCGGTCAGCACAGCAAGCGGAATCTCGGCCCTGTATGGCAAATCCGTGACCGCTTTCGTTGCAGGGCGGATGTACAGCATGGCGCAATGCTCCGACGGCACCATGGCGGCCTGGGGGGACAATTATTATGGGGAACTCGGTGATTCCACCACCACGCAACGAATCGCTCCGACAAGATGCAGCCCGCTGGTGGCAGGCCAGCAGCTTTCCATTCTTCCCAAGAGCAGTCCCAATGCGGCTCAGTGGACTCTGGCGGCGGTAGCGGTGCCGGCCTCTCCCACCGTGGGCACCCAGGCGGCAGCAAACATCTCCGGCACCAGCGTCATCCTGAACGGCACCGTGGTGGCCGCGAACGACAGCATGGCCGTATCCTTTGAATATGGCACCACAACAGCCTACGGCAGCACGGTCACTGCCACGCCTGCGCAGGTCAGCAATGATTTGCCGGCCGCCGTAAGCGTCCCGCTCTCCGGGCTGCTGCCGGGCACAACCTACCACTACCGCGTGAATGGAGTGAACAGCGGTGGCATGCTCAGCGGCGATGACCTGACCTTCACGACTCTCAACAACAATGCAAACCTGGCCAGCCTGGTTCCTAGCGCGGGCACAATGTCCCCCGCTTTTGATTCAGGAACACTGAGCTATACGATAAATGTCCCCTACCTCACCACCTCCATCACCGTCACGCCGACGCTGGCGGACGTGAATGCACAGGTCCAAGTCAATGGGGTGGTGGCAAGCTCCGGCAGCGCCAGCTCCAACATCAGTCTTGCCGAAGGCAGCAACTCCATCATCCTCGTCGTCACCGCTCAAGATGGCATAACGCAGCAGACCTACTCACTGAACGTGGTACGTGCAGCAGGCCCCATGCTTTCCAGCCTGACGCTGAGCAGCGGCGCGCTGAGTCCCGCTTTTGCAAGCACCACGACAGCCTACTCGGCGATGATTCCGGGCGAGACCAGCTCATTGACGATCACTCCAGCATGGGGCGACAGTGGTGCCACCACGACGATCAACGGCCAAAACATCTCATCCGGCAATCCCAGCAGCCCGTTTACGGTCACTTTCGGGAATAGTACGACGATCACCATCACCATCACGGCCCCCGACGGCATCAGCACCCGCACCTATGTCATTGCAGTCCAGTGCCAGCTGAATGCAGCTTATGCATCTGGCAGTGACGTGCCGTTCACGAGCAACGGCTTTACCGCCACGGGCGGGATCGTGGACTTTGCGCTCAACTATGCACCAACGCCAGGCACCGCCCTGATGGTGGTGAACAACACCGGGCTTAGCTTTATCAGCGGCACGTTTGCCAATCTGGCCCAGGGACAGCTCGTGGGGCTGACCTACAATGGCATCACGTACAACTTTGCAGCGAACTATTACGGCGGCACAGGCAATGACCTGGTGCTTGTTTGGGCAAACAGGCGCGCTTTCAGCTGGGGCAGCAACAGCAGCGGACAGCTGGGCGACGCCACCACCACACAGCGCAACGTGCCGGTGGCTGTGTCTGCCTCCGGGGTGCTCGCGGGCAAGGTCATCGTAGCCATCGCAGAGGGCGGATCTCATACCCTGGCGCTATGTGCTGACGGCACCCTGGCGGCCTGGGGCAACAACGGCTCCGGGCAACTCGGAGACAGCACCTTTACACAACGCACTACTCCTGTGCTGGTGAACAAGACCAACGGGCTGTCCGCTTTGTATGGGAAGCAGGTGGTTGCCATCTCGGCCGGCTTTAACCACAGCCTGGCCCTTTGCTCGGACGGCACCGTGGCTGCATGGGGTGACGGGAGCCAGGGTCAGCTGGGCAACGGCAGCACCAGCAGCAGCAGCGTGCCGCGGCTGGTCGTGGCCAGTTCCGCGCTGTATGGCAAGACGGTCGTGGCAGTGGCGGCGGGCCTGGCACATAGCCTCGCTCTTTGTTCGGACGGCACTGTGGCAAGCTGGGGGTTCAATGTGTATGGACAGCTCGGCAACGCTACCACCACAAACAGCTCTTCTCCGACGGCTGTAAACACCGCGAATCGTATCTCTCAGCTTTATGCCAAGACTGTGGTGGCCATAGCCGCAGGAGGCCTCCACAGCCTGGCTCTCTGCTCCAACGGCACTTTGGTGGCATGGGGCTTGAACTCATCCGGCCAGATCGGCGACAACAGCACAACGAACCGTCTGGTGCCGGTGGCGGTAAACACAGCCAGCGGCACCTCAGCCCTGGCGGGCAAAACCATAGCGCTGCTGGCTGGCGGCACCCAGCACAGCTTGGCGCTATGCACTGACGGAAGCCTCACAGCTTGGGGAAATAACGCCTCGGGGCAAATCGGTGACAACAGCACCACCAGCCGCCTTGTGCCCACAACGGTAAACACGGACAACGGGATTTCAGCCTTGGCTGGAAAAACCGTGACATCCATCGTGGCAGGTTCAGCTCACAATCTGGCTCAGACTGCCGACGGCTCGCTGGCAGGCTGGGGGGCAAATAGCAACGGACAGATAGGCGACAACACCACGAGCAATGATCTGGTGCCGGTGGCGGTGAACCGCAGCGGACTCGTTGCAGACGAAGTTTTTGCCGGAGTCTCCGGAGGCAGCTCTGGCACGCACTCACTGGCTCTGGCTGCAGGGCCGCCAATGCCAGACGTCATCAGCTTGGCAGCCACTTCCGTCACCGCTGGCAGCGTGACTCTCAACGGCACGGTAAACGCAAACAATAATAGTACAACGGCCGCCTTCGAATACGGAACAACCACCGCCTATGGCATCACAGTGCCCGCAACGCCAGCCACTGTGACAGGCGTGAGCACTACAGCGGTGAGCGTGGTGGTGACGGGTCTCGCACCCGGCACAACGTATCACTTCCGCAGCACGGGCGTGAATGCGGCGGGCAGCAGCACCAGCGGGGACCTGAGCTTTACCACTCTGAGCAACAATGCTGACCTGGCAAACCTCACTCTGGACAGCGTCCTGGTGAATCCCTTTTTTGCCAGCGGGACCACCTCCTACCTCGGAAACGTGACCAGCACCACAAACTCAACCACCGTGACAGCCACTGTGACCGAGAGCCATGCCACGGTCACCGTCAACGGTGTAGCGGTGGCCTCCGGCAGCGCCAGCAGTCCCATCCCCCTGAATTTTGGCGACACCGCCATCACCACCGTGGTCACCGCCCAAGATGGCAGCACGACAAAGACGTATGTGGTCACCGTGACTCGACCGACGATCCTCCAAGACTGGCGGCAGACCTACTTTGGCACCGCCGCAAGCACCGGAACCACCGCTGACCCCTCGGATTTCGACAACGACGGCATCCCCAACCTCATCGAGTGGGCCTGCCACCTTGATCCGACAGCACGGAACACGCTGCCTGTCACGACAGTGAGCAACGGGACAAACTTTGAGTACACATACACGCGCAGCACAGCTGCCGTGACCGCAGGCGCGTCATTCACCGTGGAATGGAGCGACTCTCTGGCGTCGGGAAGCTGGAGCAGCGCCGGAGTGACGCAAACGGTGCTGAGCGATGATGGCACCACGCAGCAGGTGAAAGCGGTGATTCCGGTCAATGCGGCCAGTGCAAAGTTTGCACGACTTTCGGTTGTAGCACCGTGA
- a CDS encoding phage holin family protein — MNSGSPPAPEERASAAGLLRAVALYIEARGRLLHIEGQEAAGRVSGLTGMFMMSLTAFIIGWMLAAPALVWMIAEAYGWHWTRVALGGAGIHLFLGLLLLAGLKNRLRGMQLFEESFNQFRRDREWLARNKNN; from the coding sequence ATGAACTCAGGCTCGCCCCCCGCTCCCGAGGAACGCGCCAGCGCAGCAGGACTGCTGCGCGCTGTGGCGCTGTACATCGAGGCACGTGGCAGGCTGCTCCACATCGAAGGGCAGGAGGCCGCAGGCCGCGTTTCCGGACTTACCGGCATGTTTATGATGTCGCTCACGGCTTTCATCATCGGCTGGATGCTGGCTGCGCCAGCGCTGGTGTGGATGATTGCGGAAGCCTACGGCTGGCACTGGACCCGCGTGGCGCTGGGTGGCGCTGGCATTCACCTCTTTCTGGGCCTGCTGCTGCTGGCCGGACTCAAAAACCGGCTGCGAGGCATGCAGCTTTTTGAGGAATCCTTCAACCAATTCCGCCGGGATCGCGAATGGCTCGCCCGCAACAAGAACAACTGA
- a CDS encoding DUF883 family protein, with protein sequence MTENPTADSPFGSAVPHDPFQAAKASAMKAAEELRAAAAQKVTEFRSAAETRAQQFRTTAEQRATDIRDRAEEIADQTLNQARVRYDDLRAEAEKFAREKPLQALLTAFGIGFVVGAILRR encoded by the coding sequence ATGACTGAGAACCCCACCGCAGATTCGCCCTTTGGCAGCGCCGTGCCTCATGATCCCTTTCAGGCCGCGAAGGCCAGCGCGATGAAGGCCGCCGAAGAGCTGCGTGCCGCCGCCGCGCAGAAGGTGACCGAATTCCGCTCCGCCGCCGAAACCCGCGCACAGCAGTTCCGCACTACTGCTGAGCAGCGTGCCACTGACATTCGTGACCGCGCCGAAGAGATCGCCGACCAGACGCTGAACCAAGCCCGTGTGCGCTACGATGACCTGCGCGCCGAGGCGGAGAAGTTTGCCCGTGAAAAGCCGCTGCAGGCTCTGCTGACGGCCTTTGGCATTGGCTTTGTTGTCGGGGCTATTTTGCGACGCTGA